A genomic segment from Amycolatopsis camponoti encodes:
- a CDS encoding CU044_2847 family protein, which yields MTIDDEFLSDRSVRIPVEIGGHPVYVEAVLVGGAEDEEVAARVPSFGEFTEALGSVTRSVTDAVLGGLGKVKPAKVGVEFGCEIGVESGQLTAILVKGTAKANVKVTLEWKPGGDG from the coding sequence GTGACGATCGACGACGAATTCCTGTCGGACAGGTCCGTCCGGATCCCGGTCGAGATCGGCGGACACCCGGTGTACGTCGAGGCGGTGCTGGTCGGCGGGGCCGAGGACGAAGAGGTGGCCGCTCGGGTGCCGTCGTTCGGCGAGTTCACCGAGGCGCTCGGCTCGGTCACCCGGTCGGTCACGGACGCAGTCCTCGGCGGGCTTGGCAAAGTGAAACCGGCGAAGGTCGGCGTCGAGTTCGGCTGCGAGATCGGCGTGGAGAGCGGCCAGCTGACCGCGATCCTGGTCAAAGGAACGGCGAAGGCGAACGTCAAGGTGACGCTGGAGTGGAAGCCCGGTGGAGACGGCTGA
- a CDS encoding serine protease: MSGQRAALAAIARAATVPLTIPSGAVKGTGFRITPIHVLTCAHVVTQDAQPVDVVHGNSDTQYRVLHDWLFPGGPDGLDLALLETDVPADTPSAYLAEPVAPGDELWVFGYPDGNYRAGDSASMRLEGLSEHIDGPVLLKGNQGRIRSGMSGGPVLNWRTGAVCGIVRYRDGTHPDTARFVPTTTIFATYPGLAEANRAAARTWLELLADDQIEAAGVCFPGPLMRRYLKAASTADDTHPYAAMLDVRSPLARVYLRQRVATEEHPGLVEASDLLDAGVEAQVLGGPGAGKSSLARHLTALSARRWLDEATGIVVPILITAEALTHGRGLTEMLAEGVVQAFDNDLDRTTLTAMFSNRPFPGADWLVLVDGVDEVLYPSLRDAVLAKIARHRVEGRYRFLLTTRPLPAYLLDRVAERGRYPTFVIEPFGRDELETFAARWFTQLHLPNPAAAAADFGRRVDETGIGQLATIPLIATMLCIVYANAPEQRLPGNRAELYGQFVELLLTKRKITNVRARLATWTGRSGDQAVASGEELLTRTPELLKLLAHSQHHAASALFAGAEPEPVAVIANEVTRPAELSSADWASVIREVLRSCGLLVERRGGFTFIHQTIQEYLAAAHLAEHHPDPRRRPARRLMVPAQWPRPDLEVLTFLAALWAKDGRDLHPVLSQFLSRRHRHDNYRFVLELHLQGVSLPDQTRRKLIGILASWVRDPGRNHEDWRAASRALDQVAPQHAAAVFAEVASSAESWQRRFDSSVRLLAIQPTAGFQALEELAIDERVGGSEQLKAAKTLSEHHPARGIAALARIAAKVDPDNLRVEAAQLVADHDHTRGLELLRAIAWDRRAQDKTRLRAAIVIGQHDAGEALTRLSQQNGLSAWVRLDAATGARTWSIDGGADLVLALVRNTGLDIDVRLAAAEHLAREGAESGIEGFEAIARTESRDTTTRVRAAARAMEIDPAGGLALHLDLVADPSMHGDRVTVGLAAGQRDPSAAATALANLVGKTATFPNSVLSSYDREFWVRAGKAAATLDPAIGLPALDELVFDGRHDLSLQLQAAEAATEVDRDHGLELLRRLAEDSDMAETQVEAAVKLYDLDRWLGKTTVLSLVSRRHPRRLVEERRITLGKRIGRSNQKLGIAVLRQVATDPSVRPKLRLDATTAVTGLDWEQGSRLATQVGGDPAVGVYLKYLKATGDSQ, encoded by the coding sequence ATGTCCGGGCAGCGGGCGGCTCTGGCCGCGATCGCGCGGGCCGCGACCGTGCCGCTTACCATCCCCTCGGGGGCGGTCAAGGGCACCGGCTTCCGCATCACGCCTATCCATGTCCTGACCTGCGCGCACGTCGTCACTCAGGACGCACAGCCGGTCGACGTCGTCCACGGAAACTCCGACACGCAGTACCGGGTACTACACGACTGGCTCTTCCCCGGCGGGCCTGACGGCCTCGACCTCGCTCTCCTGGAGACAGACGTCCCGGCCGACACGCCGTCCGCCTATCTCGCCGAACCTGTCGCGCCGGGCGACGAACTCTGGGTCTTCGGCTACCCGGACGGGAACTACCGGGCGGGCGATTCGGCGTCAATGCGGCTCGAAGGTCTTTCCGAACACATCGACGGACCGGTGCTGCTCAAGGGCAACCAGGGCCGGATCCGGTCCGGCATGAGCGGCGGGCCGGTGCTGAACTGGCGCACCGGGGCGGTCTGCGGCATCGTCCGCTACCGCGACGGCACGCACCCCGACACTGCGAGGTTCGTGCCGACCACCACGATCTTCGCCACTTACCCCGGGCTGGCCGAAGCGAACCGGGCCGCCGCACGCACCTGGCTGGAACTCCTCGCCGACGACCAAATCGAGGCAGCTGGCGTGTGCTTTCCCGGTCCCCTGATGCGCCGCTACCTGAAAGCGGCGAGCACCGCCGACGACACCCATCCATACGCGGCGATGCTCGACGTCCGCTCCCCCCTGGCGCGGGTCTACCTGCGGCAGCGCGTGGCCACGGAGGAACACCCCGGCCTGGTCGAGGCGAGCGACCTGCTGGATGCCGGGGTCGAGGCGCAGGTGCTCGGCGGGCCCGGGGCGGGGAAGTCCAGCCTGGCCCGGCACCTCACCGCGCTCTCGGCCCGGCGGTGGTTGGACGAAGCCACCGGCATCGTGGTCCCGATCCTGATCACCGCCGAGGCGCTCACCCACGGCCGCGGCCTGACGGAGATGCTCGCCGAAGGCGTGGTCCAAGCGTTCGACAACGACCTCGACCGGACAACACTCACGGCCATGTTCAGCAACCGGCCCTTCCCCGGAGCGGACTGGCTCGTCCTTGTCGACGGCGTCGACGAAGTCCTGTACCCATCCTTGCGGGACGCCGTCCTGGCCAAGATTGCCCGGCACCGCGTCGAAGGCCGCTACCGCTTCCTCTTGACCACCCGGCCGCTGCCGGCCTACCTCCTCGACCGCGTCGCCGAGCGGGGCCGGTACCCGACCTTCGTCATCGAACCCTTCGGACGGGACGAGCTGGAGACCTTCGCCGCCCGGTGGTTCACCCAGCTGCACCTACCGAACCCGGCCGCCGCCGCGGCCGATTTCGGACGCCGGGTCGACGAAACCGGCATCGGCCAGCTCGCCACCATCCCCCTGATCGCCACGATGCTCTGCATCGTCTACGCGAACGCACCGGAGCAGCGCCTACCCGGCAACCGCGCGGAACTCTATGGCCAGTTCGTCGAACTGCTGCTGACCAAACGCAAAATCACGAACGTCCGTGCGCGTCTCGCGACCTGGACCGGCCGCAGCGGCGACCAAGCCGTCGCCTCGGGCGAGGAACTCCTGACACGCACTCCCGAACTTCTCAAGCTCCTTGCCCACAGCCAACACCACGCCGCCAGTGCCCTCTTCGCCGGCGCCGAACCCGAGCCCGTCGCCGTCATCGCCAACGAGGTGACGCGACCGGCCGAACTGTCTTCGGCGGACTGGGCCAGCGTGATCCGCGAAGTTCTCCGCAGCTGCGGCCTGCTCGTGGAACGACGCGGCGGGTTCACGTTCATCCACCAGACCATCCAGGAGTACCTCGCCGCCGCCCACCTGGCCGAACACCATCCAGACCCGCGCAGGCGGCCCGCCCGTCGGCTGATGGTTCCCGCGCAGTGGCCACGACCGGACCTCGAAGTCCTGACGTTCCTCGCCGCATTGTGGGCCAAAGACGGCCGCGACCTGCATCCCGTCCTCAGCCAGTTCCTGAGCCGGCGGCACCGCCACGACAACTACCGGTTCGTGCTGGAACTGCACCTGCAGGGCGTCAGCCTGCCGGACCAGACCCGGCGGAAACTGATCGGGATCCTCGCGAGCTGGGTACGCGACCCAGGCCGCAACCACGAAGACTGGCGCGCCGCGAGCCGGGCGCTCGACCAGGTCGCCCCGCAGCACGCCGCCGCTGTGTTCGCCGAAGTCGCCAGCTCGGCAGAGAGCTGGCAGCGGCGGTTCGATTCGAGTGTGCGGCTGCTGGCGATCCAGCCCACGGCCGGCTTCCAGGCCCTCGAAGAACTCGCGATCGACGAACGCGTCGGCGGCTCGGAACAGCTGAAGGCAGCGAAGACCCTGTCCGAGCACCATCCGGCCCGAGGCATCGCCGCGCTGGCACGCATCGCGGCGAAAGTCGATCCGGACAACCTGCGGGTGGAAGCCGCCCAGCTCGTCGCCGACCACGACCATACTCGCGGCCTCGAGCTCCTGCGGGCGATCGCGTGGGATCGGCGGGCTCAGGACAAGACGAGACTGCGTGCGGCCATCGTTATCGGACAGCACGACGCCGGCGAGGCGCTGACCCGGCTGAGCCAGCAGAACGGCCTGTCCGCGTGGGTCCGCCTCGACGCGGCGACGGGCGCCCGGACCTGGTCGATTGACGGCGGAGCGGACTTGGTGCTCGCGCTCGTGCGCAACACCGGCCTCGACATCGACGTCCGGCTCGCCGCGGCGGAGCACCTCGCCCGGGAAGGTGCAGAGAGCGGCATCGAGGGCTTCGAGGCCATCGCCCGCACCGAATCACGGGACACCACCACCCGGGTCCGGGCCGCTGCGCGCGCGATGGAGATCGACCCGGCCGGTGGGCTGGCCCTGCACCTCGACCTGGTTGCAGACCCTTCGATGCACGGCGACCGGGTCACGGTGGGCCTCGCCGCGGGGCAACGGGATCCCTCCGCCGCGGCCACCGCGCTTGCGAACCTGGTCGGCAAGACCGCCACTTTCCCGAACTCGGTGCTCTCGTCGTACGACCGCGAGTTTTGGGTCCGTGCCGGCAAGGCCGCCGCGACGCTTGACCCGGCTATCGGTCTTCCGGCGCTGGACGAGCTGGTGTTCGACGGCCGCCACGACCTTTCACTGCAGCTCCAGGCGGCGGAAGCGGCCACAGAAGTGGATCGCGACCACGGTCTCGAACTGCTTCGGCGGCTCGCTGAGGACTCCGACATGGCGGAGACGCAGGTCGAGGCCGCCGTCAAGCTCTACGATCTCGACCGCTGGCTCGGCAAAACGACCGTACTTTCCCTCGTCTCCCGCCGTCATCCCCGTCGGCTCGTCGAGGAACGGCGCATCACGCTGGGCAAGCGGATCGGCCGATCGAATCAGAAACTCGGCATCGCGGTCCTCCGGCAGGTCGCCACTGACCCCAGCGTGCGCCCCAAGCTCCGGCTCGACGCGACCACCGCGGTGACCGGCCTCGACTGGGAGCAGGGGTCGAGACTGGCCACCCAAGTCGGCGGTGATCCTGCGGTCGGCGTCTACCTCAAGTACCTCAAGGCCACCGGAGACAGCCAGTAG
- a CDS encoding prepilin peptidase — protein sequence MSSDYPRVLVYSRVTIIGALLATLAILHSRGADFLRALVGMAIIAVLYLVLALVSGGGLGAGNVKLGGLLGLALGWLGWSALITATVLGWFAAVLVWLPLRATRRRQRGSLVPMGLFLLIGAFVTITVVPT from the coding sequence TTGAGCAGCGACTACCCCCGCGTGCTCGTCTATTCGAGAGTCACTATCATCGGCGCGCTGCTGGCGACCTTGGCGATCCTGCACTCCCGAGGGGCGGACTTCCTGCGCGCGCTGGTCGGCATGGCGATCATCGCCGTGCTCTACCTCGTGCTTGCGCTGGTGTCCGGAGGCGGGCTGGGGGCTGGCAACGTAAAACTGGGCGGTCTGCTCGGCCTGGCGCTCGGCTGGCTGGGCTGGTCGGCGCTCATCACGGCGACAGTCCTCGGTTGGTTCGCAGCTGTCCTGGTGTGGCTGCCGCTTCGGGCGACCCGACGAAGACAGCGAGGCTCGCTGGTGCCGATGGGGCTATTCCTGTTGATCGGGGCATTCGTGACGATCACTGTGGTACCGACGTGA